The following proteins come from a genomic window of Anguilla rostrata isolate EN2019 chromosome 17, ASM1855537v3, whole genome shotgun sequence:
- the LOC135243486 gene encoding mitochondrial glycine transporter B-like produces the protein MIKRSTDSAPCIHPESTSASIHKQMELAMTHPALKAFVCGSLSGTCSTLLFQPLDLVKTRLQTLQKGRSPGSRVGMVTMFLSVVRTEKLQGLWKGVSPSFARCIPGVGIYFSTFYSLKQHFFLERAPSAWEAVLLGAGARTVAGVCMLPVTVIKTRFESGRYNYSTVLGALRSVCSTEGPRALFSGLTATLLRDAPFSGIYVMFYTQTKRALPPEVTSSLYAPLGNFGCGVLAGVLASVVTQPADVVKTHVQVSPEQYKRTRDAVRFIYAEHGFSGFFRGAVPRSLRRTLMAAMAWTVYEQLMARMGLKS, from the exons ATGATAAAACGGAGTACCGATTCTGCCCCGTGCATCCATCCGGAGTCTACTAGTGCATCCATCCACAAGCAAATGGAGCTGGCAATG ACGCACCCTGCTCTCAAGGCCTTTGTGTGCGGCTCTCTCAGCGGGACCTGCTCCACCCTGCTGTTCCAGCCGCTGGACCTGGTCAAGACCCGCCTGCAGACCCTGCAGAAAGGCCGGAGCCCTGG ctcGAGGGTGGGGATGGTGACGATGTTCCTCAGTGTTGTTCGGACAGAGAAACTGCAGGGCCTTTGGAAGGGAGTCTCACCA tcctTCGCGCGCTGTATCCCAGGAGTAGGGATCTACTTCAGCACGTTCTACTCTCTGAAGCAGCACTTCTTCCTGGAGCGGGCCCCGAGCGCCTGGgaggctgtgctgctgggggCCGGCGCCAGGACGGTGGCGGGAGTCTGCATGCTCCCCGTCACCGTCATCAAAACCCGCTTCGAG AGCGGCAGGTAtaactacagcacagtgctgggAGCTCTGCGcagtgtgtgtagcacagagggGCCCAGGGCGCTGTTCTCAGGCCTGACGGCCACGCTGCTCCGGGATGCTCCCTTCTCCGGCATCTACGTCATGTTCTACACACAGACCAAGAGGGCCCTGCCCCCGG aggTCACTTCCTCCCTGTACGCCCCCCTGGGTAATTTTGGCTGTGGGGTGCTGGCGGGGGTCCTGGCCTCCGTGGTCACGCAGCCAGCGGACGTGGTGAAGACGCACGTCCAAGTGAGCCCTGAGCAGTACAAACGCACGCGGGACGCCGTGCGCTTCATCTACGCG gagcacGGCTTCAGCGGGTTCTTCCGGGGGGCGGTGCCTCGCTCCTTGCGTCGGACGCTGATGGCTGCGATGGCCTGGACTGTGTACGAGCAGCTGATGGCCAGAATGGGGCTCAAATCCTGA